The genomic stretch AATAACCTCATCGGCAGGTCTGTCCCATTGAATCCTGCAATTATCGCGGGTTAATTTTGGAGCCTCAGGAGGTTTTTCTGAAGCTTCTGCGCTTAACTGTTTGCGCCTAACGGCTTTTTTCTGCGCAATTTTATCAAGGGTTGCTACCAACAAAACCGAACCGATGTCTTTCAGCACGTCGTGTAGGTCTCCGGCATTCATGTCCTCGCTAACAGGAACCTCTCTTTGGTCAATAATGTCGCCTGTATCTATTTGTTGGTTGATGAAAAAGGTAGTGACGCCTGTAATTTTTTCGCCGTTGATAATGGCCCAGTTGATGGGTGCAGCACCCCGGTAGGCGGGCAATAAAGATGCATGCAGGTTGATGGTTCCCAAGGGAGGCATACTCCAAACAGCCTCCGGCAACATTCTGAATGCAACCACCACAAACAAATCGGCTTCCAGGGCTTTCAGTTCATCGAGAAATTCCGGGTCTTTGAGTTTGGGCGGTTGGAGAAGGGGCAAGTCTTGTTGCAAGGCGTATTCTTTTACAGCCGATTGCGATATCTTTTTACCCCGGCCTGCGGGTTTGTCGGGAGCCGTAACAA from Cryomorphaceae bacterium encodes the following:
- a CDS encoding methionyl-tRNA formyltransferase — its product is MKQLRIVFMGTPEFAVASLDAIYNSFHNVVGVVTAPDKPAGRGKKISQSAVKEYALQQDLPLLQPPKLKDPEFLDELKALEADLFVVVAFRMLPEAVWSMPPLGTINLHASLLPAYRGAAPINWAIINGEKITGVTTFFINQQIDTGDIIDQREVPVSEDMNAGDLHDVLKDIGSVLLVATLDKIAQKKAVRRKQLSAEASEKPPEAPKLTRDNCRIQWDRPADEVIRFIKGLSPYPGAYTIHQTDGASFKILDATTGQQQLAPGEIAVSGKTLEVGTGSGSIAVLSLQAPGKRRMTTREYLNGVPQDYLTHFQ